Part of the Petrotoga olearia DSM 13574 genome, GTCATCATAAGATTGTTGTGGATTGTATTAAGTTTAGTTTGGGGATTCGGAGTTATTTTGTATATAATCGCAATTTTTATAATTCCCCCTCAACCTCAAGGAAATAATAATTCTGAACAATTTGAAGAAACACCCGAAAACGAGCATAGTCATATTTCACATAATATAGAAGACGAAGACAGAAAAGTCGTCATAGGTTTGTTTGCTTTACTATTTATCGTAATTGGGCTAATTATTTTGGTAAGTATAATAACTCCTTCTACATTCTTCTTTAGAAATTTTATCAAAATCGTAATAAGTATATTGCTGATAGGAATTGGAGCATATTTAATTTCTAAATCAAGAACCAAAAAATAATTTTGGACGAAGGGCAAAGACTCTTTTATCCTTAGGAGCGGGCTGCGGGGCAAAGGGGCGCTAAAGAAAGCTTTTTAAGAGTGTATATAGTATTATTTTAGTGCTTTTTTCGCATAAATTTGTTAAAAACTACTCAAATTTAATGAAAATATTAACAATTCAGATTCTATTAATAAATACCATTAAAATTTTTGCATTTCAAAATTAGAAGTTTCCAATCTCAAAAATAAAAGGAGGCGAAGGAATGGAAAAGTATTATGAAAAAGAACTTTTGGAAGAACTTCACGATATTCAAGAAACATACGGGTTCATCTCTGAAGAGGATATCTTGAGAATCTCACAAAAAAGAGACATCCCCAAAGCTCAGTTGTACGGAGTGATCAGTTTTTATTCTATGCTCCATCTTGAACCAACTGGGAAATACATCGTACGTGTTTGTGACAGTGTCTCATGTAGATTAAACGAGTCCGCAGCACTAGTTAAAGCCCTAAAAGATTATCTCAAAGTTGGAGAAAATGAAACCACAAAAGACAAAAAATTCACATTAGAGGTAGTTGAATGTTTAGGACATTGCGATGAAGGACCTGTAATGATGGTTAATGATACTTATTACACCCATCTAACGGTTACAAAGGCTCTTCAAATACTCGATTCACTGGAATAGGAGGTTAAATATATGGAAAAAATCTTTCTAAAAAAGGACTTGGGTAAAAGTTTGGAAGAGTACGATTTCCCAGGCTTAAAAAATGCTTTGAATATGGAACCCCAACAAGTTATCAACAAAATAAAAGAAAGTGGTTTAAGAGGAAGAGGGGGAGCCGGTTTTCCTACAGGTATAAAATGGGAAACGGTGCTTTCAATTGAGGATGACACCAAGTTTATCATATGTAATGCGGATGAAGGAGAACCAGGAACTTTCAAAGACAGATTTTTGTTGGAAAATCTACCCTTTAAAGTTTTGGAAGGCATAATAATCAGCGGTTATGCCACTGGATCAAAATATGGTTACATCTACATTAGAGGTGAATACGTAGAAGCAATAAAAATCGTTAAGAAAGCTATCGAAAAACTTTATGAAAAAAATATATTGGGAGAAAATATTCTAAACTCAGATTTCTCGTTTGATTTGAAGTTAGTGAGAGGTGCTGGGGCCTACGTATGTGGAGACGAAACATCTTTAATCAATTCCATTGAAGGAGACAGAGGAAAATCCCGTATAAAACCTCCCTTACCAGTTTTTGAGGGATTGTATGGTAAACCGACAGTTGTCAATAACGTTGAAACATTAGCTGCAGCAGCAGAAATAATGAACTATGATAACAACCCTTATTCAGAAATGGGAACCGAAAAAAGTAGAGGAACAAAATTAGTCTCTATCAGTGGTGACGTTAACAAACCAGGCGTTTACGAAGTAGAATTTGGAAAGTTAACAGTTAGAGATATCGTACAAGAATTGGCAGGAGGGGTTAAAGGAGAAAAAATCGGTTTTGTTATACCCGGTGGAATTTCCACCGAAGCATTAACTGAAGAAGAATTAGATGTACCTTACACCTATGAAAATCTTCAAAAAATGGGGAGTAACATCGGATCTGGTGGAATGATCGTAGTTTCTTCACAAAGAAATTATTTAGAAATCGTTAAAAATGTCTCTGACTTTTTTAGAGATGAAACGTGTGGAACGTGTTTCCCATGTAGAGAAGGAAACAAGAATATAAGCAAAATCGTTTCGGATATATATAAAAGAGGATATCCAACTTCAAAAGAAATAGAAATAATCTCTGATATACAGTATGCGGTAAGCTCAGCAGCACGTTGTGGATTTGGAGAATCTTCGTTGAACCTCATTCTCTCCCTGTTTGAGAAATTTTACACAAAGAAGGTGGAAGTATGAAAGTAAAGATAAACAACAGAGAATATGAATTTGACCATGAAATTAGTATTTTAGATGCCACAAAGAATGCTCACATAAAAATACCAACACTTTGTTATTCTGAAAAGCTTGAACCTTTTGGAAGTTGTAGACTTTGCTCAGTTGAAATAAAGGGTGAAAGAACCTTAAAACCAGCTTGTGTAACAAAGATTACCGATGGTATGGAAATCTTTACTCATTCTCAAAGAGTAAGAAAAACAAGAAAAACTATCATGGAATTGATAATAGCTTCTCACGGAATAAGCTGCAACTTAAATTGCCTTACATGCTCAAAATCGGGCAGTTGTGAGATAAAAGAGATTGCTGAAGAAATAGGTGTTACTGAAATAAGAGTCCCTCCGATATATAATGGTCTTCCAGAAGATAGAAGCAGTTATTCTATTGTGAGAGAGCCTCAAAAATGTATTGTTTGTAACCGATGCGTCAGAAAATGCTCAGAAGTCCAGTCGGTTAACATATTAACGATTGCAAACAGAGGGCCTGATACATACGTCACAACTTTCATGGACAAAGGCATGGGGAACGTAGATTGTACAAATTGTGGGCAATGTATCTTAGAATGCCCCACAGGAGCATTACATGAGGTTTATCAAATGGATCAAGTTTGGAATGCTCTCTCTGACGAAAGTAAATTTGTAATCGTTCAAACGGCCCCTGCTGTTAGAGTTGCAATAGCAGAAGAATTTGAAGCGGAGCCTGGAAAAATCGCTACAGGACAAATGGTGGCAGGATTAAGATTGTTAGGATTTGACAAAGTATTCGATACTAACTTTTCCGCAGACTTAACGATAATGGAAGAAGCGAATGAATTCCTTGAAAGATTCAAAAATAATGGGAAACTTCCTTTATTCACTTCTTGTAGTCCTGGTTGGGTTAAATTCTTAGAACATAATTATCCCGATTTTATTGATAATCTTTCGTCATGTAAATCTCCTCAACAAATGTTTGGGGCTATTGCTAAGACATATTATGCAAACAAATTAGGAATTTCAAAAGAAGATATGGTTGT contains:
- a CDS encoding NADH-dependent [FeFe] hydrogenase, group A6 produces the protein MKVKINNREYEFDHEISILDATKNAHIKIPTLCYSEKLEPFGSCRLCSVEIKGERTLKPACVTKITDGMEIFTHSQRVRKTRKTIMELIIASHGISCNLNCLTCSKSGSCEIKEIAEEIGVTEIRVPPIYNGLPEDRSSYSIVREPQKCIVCNRCVRKCSEVQSVNILTIANRGPDTYVTTFMDKGMGNVDCTNCGQCILECPTGALHEVYQMDQVWNALSDESKFVIVQTAPAVRVAIAEEFEAEPGKIATGQMVAGLRLLGFDKVFDTNFSADLTIMEEANEFLERFKNNGKLPLFTSCSPGWVKFLEHNYPDFIDNLSSCKSPQQMFGAIAKTYYANKLGISKEDMVVVSIMPCTAKKFERVRPEMKGDVDYVLTTRELAKMFKLAGIDLLNVPTEDYDEPLGISSGAGAIFGATGGVMEAALRTAYEVITGEELEKLDFEAVRGIEGIKEATVEINGINLKVAVVNGLGNARKVLEMIKNGEKEYHFVEFMACPGGCIGGGGQPIPTNNEIILKRMQAIYEIDRSLPIRKSHENPAIKTLYEEFLEEPLSEKSHELLHTTYLARS
- a CDS encoding complex I 51 kDa subunit family protein, with product MEKIFLKKDLGKSLEEYDFPGLKNALNMEPQQVINKIKESGLRGRGGAGFPTGIKWETVLSIEDDTKFIICNADEGEPGTFKDRFLLENLPFKVLEGIIISGYATGSKYGYIYIRGEYVEAIKIVKKAIEKLYEKNILGENILNSDFSFDLKLVRGAGAYVCGDETSLINSIEGDRGKSRIKPPLPVFEGLYGKPTVVNNVETLAAAAEIMNYDNNPYSEMGTEKSRGTKLVSISGDVNKPGVYEVEFGKLTVRDIVQELAGGVKGEKIGFVIPGGISTEALTEEELDVPYTYENLQKMGSNIGSGGMIVVSSQRNYLEIVKNVSDFFRDETCGTCFPCREGNKNISKIVSDIYKRGYPTSKEIEIISDIQYAVSSAARCGFGESSLNLILSLFEKFYTKKVEV
- a CDS encoding PspC domain-containing protein, with the translated sequence MRKLYRSRENKILAGVCGGLGEYFQIDPVIIRLLWIVLSLVWGFGVILYIIAIFIIPPQPQGNNNSEQFEETPENEHSHISHNIEDEDRKVVIGLFALLFIVIGLIILVSIITPSTFFFRNFIKIVISILLIGIGAYLISKSRTKK
- a CDS encoding complex I 24 kDa subunit family protein, with the translated sequence MEKYYEKELLEELHDIQETYGFISEEDILRISQKRDIPKAQLYGVISFYSMLHLEPTGKYIVRVCDSVSCRLNESAALVKALKDYLKVGENETTKDKKFTLEVVECLGHCDEGPVMMVNDTYYTHLTVTKALQILDSLE